The proteins below are encoded in one region of Clostridium fermenticellae:
- a CDS encoding glycosyltransferase: protein MKNVLIIAYDFPPMGGGGVMRVAKFIKYLPMYNYNPIVLTVKKLDYSPIDKILYDEVRYSKIYRIRDGIWFEKFKQIIKEKNNIDKEQPLENYKKKSIKISLLKIAKRVKQAYVNNLVIPDLSINWVNNSISKAIDIIKNENIDIIFVTSPPHGVQLLGIKLKKMFPNMPLVVDFRDGWTINPLCKPSNKIKEKIEKKYEKTLIKLADKVICATNPIEVEYKNIYKEFSNKFITITNGYDGENYNFNEDNYIKDNNFTIIYSGSIGGKQRPAKYFLEACRNIIVDKDIKKVLKIVFIGTFFEDKIYWIKQLGKNIKFISHMPQSDVIKFTENAELLMVTFLPEQGGKTVLTGKIFEYAASRRPIIGLVPDSAAKDFILNNNLGFCCEPTDIHAIENVIKKTYELWKNNQLYINNSNVKFIEQYDRRKLAKKLAYLFDELLR from the coding sequence ACCTATGGGTGGAGGCGGAGTAATGAGGGTGGCAAAATTTATAAAATATTTGCCTATGTACAATTATAATCCAATAGTTTTAACAGTAAAAAAATTAGATTATAGTCCTATTGATAAAATTTTATATGATGAAGTAAGATATAGCAAAATTTATAGAATTAGAGATGGAATATGGTTTGAAAAATTTAAACAAATAATTAAAGAAAAAAATAATATTGATAAAGAACAGCCGTTAGAAAATTATAAGAAAAAATCTATAAAAATAAGTTTATTAAAAATAGCAAAACGAGTAAAACAAGCGTATGTTAATAATTTAGTAATTCCAGATTTAAGTATTAATTGGGTTAACAATTCAATTAGTAAAGCTATTGATATTATTAAAAATGAGAATATTGATATAATTTTTGTTACATCACCTCCACATGGAGTACAATTATTGGGCATAAAACTAAAAAAAATGTTTCCAAATATGCCTTTGGTTGTAGACTTTAGAGATGGATGGACAATTAATCCTCTATGTAAGCCATCAAATAAAATCAAAGAAAAAATAGAAAAAAAGTATGAAAAAACTCTAATTAAGTTAGCTGATAAAGTAATTTGTGCAACTAATCCAATTGAAGTTGAATATAAAAATATATATAAAGAATTTTCAAATAAATTTATAACTATAACGAATGGATATGATGGAGAAAATTATAATTTTAATGAAGATAATTATATTAAAGATAATAATTTTACAATAATTTATTCTGGAAGTATAGGTGGTAAACAAAGACCAGCAAAATATTTTTTAGAAGCATGTAGGAATATTATAGTTGATAAAGATATAAAAAAGGTATTAAAAATAGTATTTATAGGTACTTTCTTCGAGGATAAAATTTATTGGATTAAACAGTTAGGCAAAAATATCAAGTTTATTTCTCATATGCCTCAAAGCGATGTAATAAAGTTTACCGAGAATGCTGAATTGTTAATGGTAACATTTTTACCGGAGCAAGGTGGTAAAACAGTATTAACTGGTAAAATATTTGAATATGCTGCATCAAGGAGACCAATCATTGGATTGGTACCAGATAGTGCGGCGAAGGATTTTATATTAAATAATAATTTAGGATTTTGTTGTGAACCTACAGATATTCATGCTATTGAGAATGTTATAAAGAAGACTTATGAGTTATGGAAAAATAACCAACTCTATATTAATAATTCTAATGTAAAGTTTATAGAACAATATGATAGAAGAAAATTAGCTAAAAAATTAGCTTATTTATTTGATGAGTTGTTAAGATAA
- the wecB gene encoding non-hydrolyzing UDP-N-acetylglucosamine 2-epimerase, which produces MRVSTILGARPQFIKAAVVSKKIREKNKEIIIHTGQHYDDNMSKIFFDELEIPKPDYNLNIGSGYHGFQTGNMLIKIEDILLKEKPDIVLVYGDTNSTIAGALAASKLLIPIAHIEAGLRSFNKNMPEEQNRILTDHISDYLFAPTETSEINLKKEGISRNVFKIGDVMYDGILHFSKLASVKSMIISRLNIRDKYILATIHRAENTNDISKLKNIVQALNESGKRIILPLHPRTQKYISQYNLKISSNVSIIHPIGYLDMLMLEKNAEKILTDSGGVQKEAFFLGKPCITLREETEWIETVNNGWNILVGSNAKKIIQSINEFLPQKERKNYFGNGDAADKIVNILNKGLFINK; this is translated from the coding sequence ATGAGAGTAAGTACAATTTTAGGAGCGAGGCCTCAGTTTATAAAAGCAGCGGTAGTTTCTAAAAAAATAAGAGAAAAAAATAAAGAAATTATTATACATACTGGCCAGCATTATGATGATAATATGTCAAAAATATTTTTTGATGAGTTAGAAATTCCTAAGCCTGATTATAATTTAAATATTGGTTCGGGATATCATGGATTTCAAACGGGTAATATGCTTATAAAAATAGAAGATATACTTTTAAAAGAAAAACCAGATATTGTTCTTGTATATGGTGATACAAATTCTACCATAGCAGGCGCATTGGCGGCAAGCAAATTGCTTATACCAATAGCACATATAGAAGCAGGTCTTAGGAGTTTTAATAAAAACATGCCTGAAGAACAAAATAGGATTTTAACAGACCATATATCTGACTATTTATTTGCACCAACGGAAACATCAGAAATTAATTTAAAAAAAGAAGGCATTAGCAGAAATGTGTTTAAAATTGGTGATGTTATGTATGATGGTATTCTGCATTTTAGTAAATTAGCCTCAGTAAAAAGTATGATAATTTCTAGATTGAATATAAGGGATAAATATATTTTGGCAACTATACATAGGGCAGAGAATACGAATGATATAAGTAAATTAAAGAATATTGTACAAGCTTTAAATGAGAGTGGTAAAAGGATAATATTGCCTTTACATCCTAGAACACAAAAATATATATCACAATATAATTTAAAAATTTCATCAAATGTAAGTATAATCCATCCAATAGGATACTTAGATATGTTAATGTTAGAGAAAAATGCAGAGAAAATATTAACTGATAGTGGTGGTGTGCAAAAAGAAGCTTTTTTCTTGGGGAAACCCTGCATTACATTAAGAGAAGAAACTGAATGGATAGAAACAGTAAACAATGGATGGAACATATTAGTAGGATCTAATGCAAAAAAAATTATTCAATCTATAAATGAATTTTTGCCTCAAAAAGAAAGAAAAAATTATTTTGGAAATGGTGATGCGGCAGATAAAATAGTAAATATATTAAATAAAGGATTATTTATTAATAAGTAA
- a CDS encoding glycosyltransferase yields MKQNNRIKVLVIPSWYPCQNNIINGVFFKEQVEALSGYGVNVGVIYAETQLGLRNISLSKLRSYHFQTMKILEDGVFTYRFMGYSFPPKIRVLKNKFWIDRMVKLADKYIGNNGIPDVIHAHSVLWGGYVAYIVSKKYSIPYIVTEHFSGLARGLISKREKLYAFKVFDNSRNIVCVSNSLKNLLENQYSVHNSIVIPNMVDTEFFYKGSRKCDSEHIFTFLDVCFLTKNKGVDVLINAFYRAFRYDNKVVLHIGGNGEELPKLKELVKKLKIEKKVIFLGELDREKVRHEMQKANCFVLSSHFETFGVVVIEALSTGCPVIATKCGGPEEILNKDIGVLTEKGDVEKLSQAMKYVYNNYNKYNSDSIRKYTIKNYSKESVCKEIVNLYRKII; encoded by the coding sequence ATGAAACAAAATAATCGTATAAAAGTATTAGTTATACCATCATGGTATCCATGTCAAAATAATATCATTAATGGTGTTTTTTTTAAAGAACAAGTAGAAGCATTATCAGGATATGGAGTTAATGTTGGTGTTATTTATGCTGAAACTCAGTTAGGACTTAGAAATATTAGTTTATCAAAATTAAGGAGTTACCATTTTCAGACAATGAAAATTTTAGAGGATGGAGTTTTCACATATAGGTTTATGGGCTATAGCTTTCCACCTAAAATTAGAGTATTGAAAAATAAATTTTGGATAGATAGAATGGTAAAACTAGCGGATAAGTATATTGGCAACAACGGAATACCAGATGTAATTCATGCACATAGTGTATTGTGGGGAGGATATGTAGCCTATATAGTTTCAAAAAAGTATTCTATACCATATATTGTAACAGAACATTTTTCAGGACTAGCACGTGGATTAATATCCAAACGGGAAAAATTATATGCCTTTAAAGTATTTGATAATTCGAGAAATATTGTTTGTGTTTCAAATTCGCTTAAAAACTTGTTAGAAAATCAATATAGTGTTCATAATTCTATTGTAATTCCTAATATGGTAGATACAGAGTTTTTTTATAAAGGTTCACGGAAATGTGATTCTGAGCACATATTTACATTTTTAGATGTATGTTTTTTAACAAAAAACAAGGGTGTTGATGTGCTAATAAATGCATTTTATAGGGCATTTAGATATGATAATAAAGTTGTCTTACATATAGGTGGTAATGGAGAAGAACTTCCGAAGTTAAAGGAACTTGTTAAGAAGTTAAAGATAGAAAAAAAGGTTATATTTTTAGGTGAGTTAGATAGAGAAAAAGTAAGGCATGAGATGCAAAAAGCTAATTGTTTTGTATTGTCAAGTCACTTTGAAACATTTGGTGTAGTTGTTATAGAGGCATTAAGTACAGGATGCCCAGTAATTGCTACAAAGTGTGGTGGACCAGAAGAAATTTTAAATAAGGATATTGGAGTATTAACTGAAAAAGGTGATGTAGAAAAATTAAGTCAAGCTATGAAATATGTTTATAATAATTATAATAAATATAATAGCGATTCTATAAGGAAGTATACTATTAAAAATTATAGTAAAGAGTCAGTTTGTAAAGAAATAGTTAATTTATATAGAAAAATAATCTAA
- a CDS encoding asparagine synthase — protein MPGFVTIVSNSINFNKINLNYRSLKEFKLDEITINKTYIARYTNKKFLDDKMFEETNDFFIVIEGVIFNKKDLMNSFASSSYLDLIHKLYDNYGETFFKYFKGEFSGMLYDKINGKYIIFTNETGSKPIFYYNFNSTYIFSSELKVITDILKFNNIDFNLDEIGAYFLLTYGYMLEDYTLIRQVKKLQAGNYIVLDKDKMKIHSYNTIKNQPYNSESYEKTIGKLDELFKYAVKTQYEKDDEYQYKHISSLSGGLDSRMEVMIAHELGYSNCLNLTFGQNGCLDEIVAKAISSDINNEFVFYSLDNGNYLMDIDEMLICNDGLILYSGAAHVLSALKNINFEDYGIYHTGQVGDAVLGSFINNVNINNKSKIGDGAYSYRLLDRISDVVYNIQYKYNDEEIFKFYNRAFNGAINGDWVANQFTEFSSPFLYKDFFDYALKIPREYKYEERIYIDWINKLHPNIGNYKWEKIGIRPTNSLIKVKLYNKIIRRIFFKNRIESMNPFDYWYNNNHNLKKFLYSYINKNMYLLDSYNQLKKDCISLCDYGTFFEKTQVMTLLGALRLHFN, from the coding sequence ATGCCTGGTTTTGTGACAATTGTATCAAATAGTATAAATTTTAATAAAATTAATTTGAATTATAGATCACTGAAAGAATTTAAACTAGATGAAATTACTATTAATAAAACATATATAGCTAGATATACTAATAAAAAATTCTTAGATGATAAAATGTTTGAGGAAACTAATGATTTTTTTATAGTCATAGAGGGTGTTATATTTAATAAAAAAGATCTGATGAATTCATTTGCATCTTCATCTTATTTAGATTTGATACATAAGCTTTATGATAATTATGGTGAAACTTTTTTTAAATATTTTAAGGGCGAGTTTAGTGGGATGCTTTATGATAAAATTAATGGGAAATATATAATTTTCACAAATGAAACAGGAAGCAAACCAATTTTCTATTATAATTTTAATAGTACATATATTTTTAGTTCAGAATTGAAAGTGATAACAGATATATTAAAATTTAATAATATAGATTTTAATTTAGATGAAATAGGAGCATATTTTTTGTTAACTTATGGTTATATGCTTGAGGATTATACATTAATACGTCAAGTGAAAAAGTTACAAGCAGGAAATTACATTGTTTTAGATAAAGATAAAATGAAAATTCATTCTTATAATACTATTAAAAATCAGCCGTACAATTCAGAATCTTATGAGAAAACAATAGGAAAACTTGATGAATTATTTAAATATGCAGTAAAAACTCAATATGAAAAGGATGATGAATATCAATATAAACATATATCTTCATTAAGTGGTGGATTGGATTCTAGGATGGAGGTAATGATTGCACATGAGCTTGGATATAGTAACTGCTTAAATTTAACATTTGGTCAAAATGGATGTCTTGATGAGATTGTAGCTAAAGCTATATCTAGTGATATTAATAATGAATTTGTTTTTTATTCCTTAGATAATGGAAATTATTTAATGGATATTGATGAAATGCTTATTTGCAATGATGGTTTAATTTTGTATTCAGGTGCAGCTCATGTATTATCTGCATTAAAAAATATTAATTTTGAGGATTATGGTATATATCATACTGGACAAGTTGGTGATGCTGTTTTAGGATCTTTTATTAATAATGTTAATATTAATAATAAATCAAAAATAGGAGATGGGGCATATTCTTATAGGTTACTAGATAGGATATCTGATGTAGTCTATAATATACAATATAAGTACAATGATGAAGAAATTTTTAAATTTTATAATAGAGCTTTTAATGGTGCTATAAATGGTGATTGGGTGGCAAATCAGTTTACTGAATTTTCATCACCATTTTTGTATAAAGATTTTTTTGATTATGCACTTAAAATACCACGTGAGTATAAATATGAAGAAAGAATTTATATTGATTGGATAAATAAACTACATCCAAATATAGGAAATTATAAATGGGAAAAAATAGGGATAAGGCCAACAAATTCATTAATTAAGGTTAAACTATATAACAAGATTATTAGAAGGATATTTTTCAAAAATAGAATAGAGTCTATGAATCCTTTTGATTATTGGTATAATAACAATCATAATTTAAAAAAATTTTTATATTCCTATATTAATAAGAATATGTACTTATTGGATTCTTATAATCAATTAAAAAAGGATTGTATAAGTTTATGTGATTATGGAACATTTTTTGAGAAAACACAAGTAATGACTTTACTTGGAGCGTTAAGACTCCATTTTAATTAA
- a CDS encoding oligosaccharide flippase family protein — protein sequence MERILYHINSILKKGFFSIFGAGVINKIVQFGMVIVIVRILPKDIYGSYAYAQNILSLFMVIQGLGAVPAILQFVSERDDETEKLRYFKYGLYFGICANFILCFIIIIFSLKYEFPIKYSNYILLKLSFLPLLSILYDIFQVYFRATLRNNEFSFISIVNTILCFIGNVVLGRMLGLTGIIIGNYIAYFLSILISMYLLKSTLCKFKSIKFLSLSEKKVFNTYAIITSLTNSISQILYIIDTFLVGMIIKNQEIVASYKAATQVPFALNFIPLSIMMFVYPYFAKNYLNRLWIREKYKMIQIYLSILNVIIVVPSCIFAPYIIKIIYGNNYSDCVFIFRVLMFGYFIAGTFRIPGGNVLASIRNVKINFYNSIISGIVNVLLDIYLIKKYGAIGAAYTTLIVFIISSIISNLFIYKYLRDK from the coding sequence ATGGAAAGAATATTATATCATATAAATAGTATACTTAAAAAAGGATTTTTTAGTATATTTGGCGCAGGTGTAATCAATAAAATAGTTCAATTTGGTATGGTAATTGTTATTGTAAGAATTTTACCAAAAGATATTTATGGAAGTTATGCATATGCTCAAAATATATTGAGCTTATTTATGGTTATACAAGGGTTAGGTGCAGTACCTGCAATATTACAATTTGTATCTGAAAGAGATGATGAAACTGAAAAATTAAGATATTTTAAATATGGTTTATACTTTGGGATATGTGCGAATTTTATTTTATGTTTTATAATTATAATCTTTTCACTTAAATACGAATTTCCTATAAAATATAGTAATTATATACTTTTAAAACTTAGCTTTTTACCACTGCTTTCAATTTTATATGATATTTTTCAAGTATACTTTAGGGCTACATTGAGAAATAATGAATTTTCTTTTATTTCTATAGTAAATACTATATTATGTTTTATTGGAAATGTAGTATTAGGTAGAATGTTAGGATTAACAGGAATTATAATAGGAAATTATATTGCGTATTTCTTATCTATTTTAATAAGTATGTATTTATTGAAAAGTACTTTATGCAAATTTAAAAGTATTAAATTTCTGAGTTTAAGTGAAAAAAAGGTATTTAATACTTATGCCATAATAACCTCATTAACTAATTCTATATCTCAAATTTTATATATAATTGATACATTTCTAGTTGGTATGATTATAAAAAATCAAGAGATAGTAGCATCATATAAAGCGGCAACTCAGGTGCCATTTGCATTAAACTTTATACCATTATCAATAATGATGTTTGTATATCCCTATTTTGCGAAAAATTATTTAAACAGATTATGGATAAGGGAAAAATATAAGATGATACAAATATACTTATCTATTTTAAATGTTATTATAGTGGTCCCAAGTTGTATATTTGCACCATATATAATAAAAATTATATATGGTAATAATTATTCAGATTGTGTATTTATATTTAGAGTATTAATGTTTGGATATTTCATAGCAGGTACATTCAGAATTCCTGGGGGAAATGTATTAGCAAGTATAAGAAACGTCAAAATTAATTTTTATAATTCAATTATATCTGGTATCGTTAACGTATTACTAGATATATATTTAATAAAAAAATATGGTGCAATAGGTGCTGCATATACAACATTAATTGTATTCATAATATCATCTATAATTTCTAATTTATTTATTTACAAGTATTTAAGAGATAAGTAA
- the rfbB gene encoding dTDP-glucose 4,6-dehydratase, protein MDTYLVTGGAGFIGSNFIHYMLKKYDDIKVINLDKLTYAGNLENLKSLNENSNYTFVEGDICDSNIVNDLFQKYDIDFVVNFAAESHVDRSILEPEVFIRTNVLGTVILLNAAKSAWSDGNNFKIGKKYIQISTDEVYGSLGKTGYFKENTPLCPHSPYSSSKASADLMVKAYYDTYKMPVNITRCSNNYGPYQFPEKLIPLIINNCLNKSELPVYGDGLNIRDWLYVEDHCKAIDMVINKGKLGQVYNIGGHNERTNIHIVKTIISYIHDKVDSLVTEDLIKYVQDRKGHDRRYGIDPSKIKTELGWYPETKFEDGIVKTIEWYLQNNDWMESVTSGNYQKYYKEMYS, encoded by the coding sequence ATGGATACTTATTTAGTAACTGGCGGAGCAGGTTTTATAGGCTCTAATTTTATTCATTATATGTTAAAGAAATATGATGATATTAAAGTCATAAACTTAGACAAGCTCACTTATGCAGGTAACCTTGAAAATTTAAAATCATTAAATGAGAATTCAAATTACACCTTCGTTGAGGGTGATATATGTGATTCAAATATTGTGAATGATTTATTTCAAAAATATGATATAGATTTTGTTGTAAACTTTGCAGCTGAATCTCATGTTGACAGAAGTATACTTGAACCTGAAGTGTTTATTAGGACAAATGTCCTTGGTACTGTAATATTATTAAATGCTGCAAAAAGTGCATGGTCTGATGGAAATAACTTTAAGATTGGCAAAAAATATATTCAAATTTCGACTGATGAAGTGTATGGATCACTTGGGAAAACAGGATATTTTAAAGAAAACACACCGCTTTGTCCTCACAGTCCATATTCTTCAAGCAAGGCATCTGCTGATCTTATGGTAAAAGCTTATTATGATACATATAAAATGCCGGTTAATATAACAAGGTGTTCAAATAATTATGGACCATATCAATTTCCAGAGAAACTGATACCGCTTATTATAAACAATTGTTTAAATAAAAGTGAACTTCCCGTTTATGGAGATGGACTTAATATAAGGGATTGGCTTTATGTAGAAGATCACTGCAAGGCAATAGACATGGTTATTAATAAAGGGAAACTCGGACAGGTTTATAATATTGGAGGTCATAATGAGAGGACAAATATACATATTGTAAAAACTATAATATCTTATATACATGATAAAGTGGATTCTTTAGTAACAGAAGATTTAATAAAGTATGTACAGGATAGAAAAGGTCATGACAGGAGATACGGAATAGATCCGTCTAAAATAAAAACAGAACTTGGCTGGTACCCGGAAACTAAATTTGAAGACGGAATAGTAAAAACAATAGAATGGTATCTTCAAAATAATGACTGGATGGAGAGTGTTACATCAGGAAACTATCAGAAATATTATAAAGAGATGTATTCTTAG
- the rfbC gene encoding dTDP-4-dehydrorhamnose 3,5-epimerase — translation MGKFKIVNTNIDGLVIIEMGVFGDNRGYFMETYNEKEFKELGLDMSFVQDNQSKSRKGVLRGLHFQKNHPQGKLVRVIRGEVFDAAVDLRENSKTFGKWYGVILSEENKKQFYIPEGFAHGFLTLSDEAEFTYKCTDFYHPEDEGGVMWKDTSIDIKWPIKDIKELILSDKDKKWPVLSKLNFAFKL, via the coding sequence ATGGGAAAATTTAAGATAGTTAATACAAATATAGATGGCTTGGTAATCATTGAAATGGGAGTTTTTGGAGACAACAGGGGTTACTTCATGGAAACATATAATGAAAAGGAATTTAAAGAACTTGGACTTGATATGTCTTTTGTACAGGATAATCAATCTAAATCAAGAAAAGGAGTTCTTAGAGGACTGCATTTTCAAAAAAATCATCCTCAGGGAAAACTTGTAAGAGTGATAAGGGGAGAAGTATTTGATGCTGCGGTCGATTTAAGGGAAAACTCTAAAACCTTTGGAAAATGGTATGGTGTTATATTAAGTGAAGAAAATAAGAAACAATTTTATATACCGGAAGGATTTGCACATGGCTTTTTAACTTTATCAGATGAAGCAGAATTTACATATAAATGCACAGATTTTTATCATCCGGAAGATGAAGGTGGGGTTATGTGGAAGGATACTTCTATAGACATAAAATGGCCTATTAAAGATATTAAAGAATTAATATTATCGGATAAAGATAAAAAATGGCCAGTACTTTCGAAACTTAATTTTGCGTTTAAATTATAA
- the rfbA gene encoding glucose-1-phosphate thymidylyltransferase RfbA, with protein sequence MKGIILAGGSGTRLYPMTKAISKQIIPVYDKPMIYYPLSVLMLAGIRDILIISTPRDIKAFEELLGDGNQFGLNFEYRIQEKPNGLAEAFILGEEFIGQDRVALVLGDNVFYGYGFTERLERAANRPDGATIFGYHVSNPKAFGVVEFDCNSNVMSIEEKPENPKSNYAVPGLYFYDNDVIGIAKNLTPSKRGELEITDVNLEYLRRGKLKVELFGRGMAWLDTGTPQGLLNAANFVEAVQTRQGLYVACIEEIAYRKGFINEDKLIKLAEPLSKVDYGKYLLSLI encoded by the coding sequence ATGAAAGGAATAATACTTGCAGGAGGGTCCGGTACAAGGCTTTATCCAATGACTAAGGCAATTTCAAAACAGATAATTCCAGTGTATGATAAACCCATGATATACTATCCGCTTTCTGTACTCATGCTTGCGGGAATACGTGATATTTTAATTATATCAACTCCAAGGGACATAAAGGCATTTGAAGAACTTTTAGGAGATGGAAATCAGTTTGGACTTAATTTTGAGTATAGAATTCAGGAGAAACCAAATGGACTTGCAGAAGCGTTTATACTTGGAGAAGAATTTATTGGACAAGATAGGGTTGCTTTGGTGCTTGGTGATAATGTATTTTATGGATATGGTTTTACAGAAAGACTTGAAAGGGCAGCAAATAGACCAGATGGGGCTACCATATTTGGGTATCATGTAAGTAATCCAAAAGCTTTTGGTGTGGTTGAATTTGATTGTAATTCAAACGTTATGTCCATAGAAGAAAAACCTGAAAATCCAAAATCCAACTATGCCGTTCCGGGACTTTACTTTTATGACAACGATGTAATTGGCATAGCAAAAAACTTAACACCATCAAAAAGAGGAGAACTTGAGATAACAGATGTAAACTTGGAATATTTAAGAAGAGGAAAACTCAAGGTAGAATTATTCGGAAGGGGAATGGCATGGCTTGATACAGGTACACCACAGGGACTATTAAATGCAGCAAACTTTGTTGAAGCAGTTCAAACAAGACAGGGGCTGTACGTTGCCTGCATAGAAGAAATAGCATACAGAAAAGGATTTATAAATGAAGATAAGCTTATAAAATTGGCAGAACCACTATCGAAAGTTGATTATGGTAAATATCTTTTAAGCCTGATATAG
- the rfbD gene encoding dTDP-4-dehydrorhamnose reductase has translation MKLLITGAKGQLGRQITSMIENKRSRLGDIDKIYYDAELKSLSSKELDITRLEDVLELTHDFKPDAIINCAAYTNVDKCETDMDNAFKVNALGARNLAIAADKIHSKILQVSTDYVFDGNSKSPVREYEVPSPESVYGKTKLLGEGYIRNFCGQYFIVRTAWLYGRYGKNFVYTIMNAGKDKGHLNVVNDQIGNPTNAEDLAYHILKIIRTNEYGIYHCTGKNECSWYDFACKIIEYSRINCKVYPMTSDKLDRAAKRPAYSSLDNMMLRLTVGDEMRPWDMALKDFINTNIL, from the coding sequence GTGAAACTATTGATTACGGGTGCAAAAGGACAACTTGGAAGACAGATAACTTCAATGATAGAAAATAAAAGATCAAGACTTGGAGATATAGATAAGATTTATTATGATGCAGAGCTTAAAAGTTTAAGCTCAAAGGAACTTGACATAACCAGATTAGAGGATGTATTAGAACTTACACATGATTTTAAACCGGATGCAATCATAAATTGTGCGGCATATACAAATGTTGACAAATGTGAGACAGACATGGATAACGCATTTAAAGTAAATGCACTTGGTGCCAGAAATTTAGCAATAGCGGCGGATAAGATACATTCTAAAATATTACAGGTGTCTACTGACTATGTGTTTGATGGAAATTCAAAATCACCTGTACGAGAATATGAAGTGCCTTCACCCGAAAGCGTATATGGGAAAACAAAACTTTTGGGTGAAGGATATATTAGAAATTTCTGCGGACAGTATTTTATAGTAAGAACGGCATGGCTCTATGGAAGATATGGTAAAAATTTTGTGTATACTATAATGAATGCTGGTAAAGATAAAGGACATCTGAATGTTGTGAATGATCAAATTGGAAATCCTACTAATGCCGAGGATTTAGCATACCACATTCTTAAAATAATACGTACTAATGAATACGGTATTTATCACTGCACCGGGAAAAATGAGTGCAGCTGGTACGACTTTGCATGTAAAATTATAGAATACAGTAGAATAAATTGTAAGGTCTATCCTATGACATCTGACAAACTGGATAGAGCAGCCAAAAGACCGGCTTATTCCTCACTGGATAATATGATGCTGCGTTTAACTGTTGGAGATGAAATGCGTCCATGGGATATGGCATTAAAGGATTTCATAAATACTAATATACTTTAG
- a CDS encoding sigma-70 family RNA polymerase sigma factor has protein sequence MNNKKILKASLFEAQNGNKEAMTAILDMYKGFIHKTAVSFYINGYDLNDLIQICNLSLINAVRKYDLKKSSTTNFSSYACRCILNSLKYNLRNCTLKNNKEKFETSLYINVCEDTALIDCISSSQNIENEFISKEEAAALSKAIEFLSPDEKKLIKWFYFDRKNLKEYARCNNLTYPSVKQKKKLCLLKLKKIMTKVY, from the coding sequence ATGAATAATAAAAAGATATTAAAAGCCTCATTATTTGAGGCTCAAAATGGCAACAAGGAAGCTATGACAGCAATTTTAGACATGTATAAGGGTTTTATCCACAAGACGGCCGTTTCTTTTTATATAAACGGTTATGATTTAAATGATTTAATTCAAATTTGCAATTTATCTCTTATAAATGCCGTAAGAAAATACGATTTAAAAAAATCTTCTACGACAAACTTTAGCAGTTATGCCTGCAGGTGCATATTAAATTCTTTAAAATACAATCTTCGAAACTGCACACTGAAAAACAATAAAGAAAAATTTGAGACAAGCCTGTATATCAATGTCTGCGAAGATACGGCACTTATTGACTGCATATCTTCTTCACAAAATATAGAAAACGAATTCATATCTAAAGAAGAGGCTGCTGCTTTAAGCAAAGCAATAGAATTTCTTTCTCCCGACGAAAAGAAATTAATTAAATGGTTTTATTTTGACAGAAAAAATTTAAAAGAGTATGCCAGATGTAATAATTTAACATACCCTTCAGTTAAACAAAAGAAGAAATTGTGTCTTTTAAAATTGAAAAAGATAATGACTAAAGTATATTAG
- a CDS encoding YvrJ family protein has translation MGNDLVSIIGNVGFPIAVSIYLLVRFEGKLEILTNSINNLSNVISKK, from the coding sequence ATGGGGAATGATCTGGTTAGTATAATAGGTAATGTTGGTTTTCCAATAGCGGTGTCCATCTATCTTCTTGTAAGATTTGAGGGCAAGCTCGAAATTCTGACAAACAGTATAAATAATCTTTCCAATGTCATAAGTAAAAAATAA